One Chitinivibrio alkaliphilus ACht1 genomic window carries:
- a CDS encoding DDE-type integrase/transposase/recombinase translates to MSPSEVYCTLLDRGIYYCSVRTMYRILEKHGETTLRRQAQARSYTRPELLATKVNQLWSWDITKLKGPRKWQYFYLYKIMDVYSRYIVGWMIADREK, encoded by the coding sequence ATGTCTCCATCTGAGGTCTATTGTACACTGCTTGACAGAGGTATATACTATTGTTCAGTACGTACGATGTATCGTATTTTGGAAAAGCACGGAGAGACAACCCTGCGCCGACAGGCACAAGCACGAAGCTATACGCGTCCGGAGCTTTTAGCAACTAAAGTGAATCAATTGTGGTCCTGGGATATCACCAAACTAAAAGGGCCTCGGAAATGGCAATACTTTTATCTGTATAAGATTATGGATGTGTATTCCCGCTATATTGTAGGCTGGATGATTGCTGATCGGGAAAAGG